One genomic window of Cannabis sativa cultivar Pink pepper isolate KNU-18-1 chromosome 2, ASM2916894v1, whole genome shotgun sequence includes the following:
- the LOC115720575 gene encoding protein ECERIFERUM 2, with product MLPPTTAEIPITGARLSSVVPGTVRGENKDRELTNMDLALKFHYIKGLYFFYNNNTTQNIITIEELKKPMFELLDRFFPVAGRIRRSEADNPYIKCNDAGVRIIEAYCEEFTVEECLDMVEMGCSFHDRLCYNHVLGPDLGFSPLVLLQVTWFKCGGVSVGLSWAHILGDIASASTFMNTWAHIMSGHVPKESIHITSPIRPYNFSNVIATKPFSVKELNPPVENNWSLPTNNNGQNMRTRCFKVSAKQLNLLMSNTCGKKATNFSRFEIISSVIWKSLSQLRKNSLSSKVVTICWYQNPSGDSNDQLIPNNKSMVLSTVERDSEVNNVSELAFLISERKIVENEAINNEEMIGKMDFLVYGANLTFVNLEDVEIYEFEMKGKRPVFANFSIEGVGKEGLVLVQTKGPKNGNKEDDINGRIVTVVLPEDELAHLENELKTKWNIA from the exons ATGTTGCCGCCAACCACCGCCGAAATCCCTATCACCGGAGCAAGACTCTCCAGCGTCGTCCCCGGCACAGTTCGAGGAGAAAACAAAGATCGAGAGTTAACAAACATGGATTTGGCTCTCAAGTTTCATTACATCAAAGGCCTTTACTTCTTCTACAATAATAACACTACTCAAAATATAATAACCATTGAAGAGCTTAAAAAGCCCATGTTTGAACTTCTCGATCGATTCTTCCCTGTAGCGGGAAGAATCCGGAGATCAGAAGCCGATAATCCGTACATCAAGTGCAACGATGCCGGTGTACGGATTATCGAAGCTTACTGTGAGGAGTTTACGGTGGAAGAGTGCTTGGATATGGTGGAAATGGGTTGTTCGTTTCATGATCGTCTTTGTTATAATCATGTTCTGGGACCTGATCTTGGTTTTTCACCTCTGGTTCTTCTCCAg GTGACTTGGTTCAAATGCGGAGGAGTATCCGTGGGCCTTAGCTGGGCCCATATACTTGGTGATATAGCATCGGCTTCAACGTTCATGAACACATGGGCCCACATAATGTCTGGTCACGTGCCTAAAGAGTCCATCCACATCACAAGCCCAATACGACCATATAATTTCTCAAATGTTATTGCAACGAAACCATTTTCAGTGAAGGAGTTGAATCCACCAGTGGAAAATAATTGGTCATTACCTACCAATAATAATGGTCAAAATATGAGAACTCGTTGCTTTAAGGTCAGTGCCAAACAACTCAACCTTCTAATGTCAAACACTTGTGGTAAGAAAGCAACCAACTTTTCTAGGTTTGAGATAATCTCTAGTGTGATATGGAAATCTTTATCCCAATTAAGGAAAAACTCATTATCTTCAAAAGTGGTCACAATTTGTTGGTACCAAAATCCAAGTGGGGATAGTAATGACCAGCTTATTCCAAATAATAAGAGTATGGTTTTAAGCACTGTTGAAAGAGACTCTGAAGTTAATAATGTGTCAGAATTAGCATTTTTGATCTCAGAGAGAAAGATTGTGGAAAATGAAGCAATTAATAATGAAGAAATGATTGGGAAAATGGATTTTTTGGTGTATGGAGCAAATCTCACGTTTGTGAATTTGGAAGATGTGGAAATTTATGAGTTTGAAATGAAAGGGAAAAGGCCTGTTTTTGCAAATTTTAGTATTGAAGGGGTTGGTAAAGAAGGGCTTGTTTTGGTCCAAACTAAAGGCCCAAAAAATGGGAATAAAGAAGATGATATAAATGGAAGAATTGTGACTGTGGTATTGCCTGAAGATGAGCTTGCACATCTTGAAAATGAGCTCAAAACTAAATGGAATATTGCTTAG